Proteins found in one Ptychodera flava strain L36383 chromosome 3, AS_Pfla_20210202, whole genome shotgun sequence genomic segment:
- the LOC139129478 gene encoding hepatic lectin-like, which translates to MTIFSASIFTLLFLGAHLILCSCCEDGWTEHSGHCYYVEQGKMTFDDAQCACNANDAYLVKLDNQAETDFVTGLLKDTFWIGTRRACVGGDSNIWLMIHDLTEATFTSWSPHEPNNSGGNENCVEIRTSNLWNDLECSDELKSVCERGK; encoded by the exons ATGACGATCTTCAGTGCTAGTATATTTACCCTGCTTTTTCTGGGCGCCCATCTAATCTTG TGCTCGTGTTGCGAGGATGGTTGGACAGAGCACAGTGGACACTGCTATTATGTCGAACAGGGAAAAATGACATTTGATGATGCGCAGTGTGCATGCAATGCAAATGATGCGTATCTGGTAAAATTAGACAATCAGGCAGAAACAGATTTTGTGACAg gCTTATTGAAAGACACCTTTTGGATTGGCACAAGGCGAGCGTGTGTTGGTGGTGATTCTAACATATGGTTAATGATACATGACCTGACTGAG GCTACATTCACCAGCTGGAGTCCACATGAACCAAATAACAGTGGGGGTAACGAAAATTGCGTAGAAATTCGGACCAGCAATCTTTGGAACGACCTGGAATGCAGTGATGAGCTGAAATCAGTGTGTGAAAGAGGAAAGTG A